From the genome of Thermogutta terrifontis, one region includes:
- a CDS encoding Gfo/Idh/MocA family protein, translating into MSDHVSKSSRREFLKTTGQLAAATAVSAAIVPHVHAAEDNTIRIALIGCGGRGTGAAANAMSVKRVPIKLVAMADVFQDRLNSSYENLKKQFGDQVDVPDDRKFIGFDAYRKAMDCLRPGDVAIFATPPAFRWVHFTYAIEKNLHVFMEKPVTVDGPTSKRMLELAKKSVEKNLKVGVGLMSRHSRALQELYKRLQDGAIGDIIFERGYRMHGPIGYFASTPKPEGISELLYQVRRFHSFLWASGGCYSDFYIHIIDHLAWMKNDWPVKAMGLGGRHYKTSPEGVPYIDQNFDVYAVEYTYADGTKFCFDGRCMAGADNVYYSYIHGSKGSALVSANGDCGLPSRIFKGQSPDMSVLEWESKVPPEERDPYQNEWNALIDAILDDKPHNEAERGVKASLVTSMGRMSAHTGREITYEEMLNCPHEMAPGLDQLTMDSPAPLQLGPDGRYPVPMPGLKTDREY; encoded by the coding sequence ATGTCAGACCACGTCTCAAAGTCGTCACGGCGTGAATTTCTCAAAACCACAGGCCAACTGGCTGCGGCCACGGCCGTCAGTGCCGCAATTGTGCCCCACGTCCATGCTGCGGAGGATAACACCATTCGGATCGCACTCATCGGGTGTGGCGGCCGTGGTACTGGTGCAGCGGCGAATGCCATGTCGGTCAAGCGAGTCCCGATTAAGCTCGTCGCCATGGCGGATGTTTTCCAGGACCGTCTCAATTCAAGTTACGAAAACCTCAAGAAGCAATTCGGGGACCAGGTGGACGTTCCGGATGATCGCAAATTCATCGGATTTGACGCCTACCGAAAGGCCATGGATTGCCTGCGCCCCGGCGATGTGGCCATCTTCGCCACGCCCCCTGCATTCCGCTGGGTGCACTTTACCTACGCGATCGAGAAGAACCTCCATGTTTTCATGGAAAAGCCGGTGACTGTCGACGGTCCAACCAGCAAGCGCATGTTAGAGCTGGCTAAGAAGTCCGTGGAGAAAAACCTCAAAGTCGGCGTGGGATTGATGTCCCGCCACAGTCGCGCTCTGCAAGAACTATACAAACGTCTTCAGGATGGTGCCATCGGCGACATTATCTTCGAGCGGGGCTACCGCATGCACGGCCCGATCGGATATTTCGCCTCCACGCCCAAGCCCGAGGGCATCAGCGAATTGCTTTACCAGGTGAGACGATTCCACAGTTTCCTCTGGGCCAGCGGTGGTTGCTACAGTGATTTCTACATCCACATTATCGATCACCTTGCCTGGATGAAAAACGATTGGCCCGTCAAAGCCATGGGGCTGGGTGGCCGACATTACAAGACGAGCCCTGAGGGTGTACCCTACATCGATCAGAACTTTGACGTCTACGCTGTGGAGTACACCTACGCGGATGGAACAAAATTCTGCTTCGATGGCCGCTGCATGGCGGGAGCGGACAACGTCTACTACAGCTATATCCACGGGTCCAAAGGCTCGGCGCTCGTGTCCGCCAACGGAGACTGCGGCCTGCCCTCCCGCATCTTTAAGGGACAGTCGCCCGATATGTCCGTTTTGGAGTGGGAATCCAAAGTTCCACCAGAAGAACGCGACCCCTATCAGAACGAATGGAACGCCCTCATCGACGCCATCCTCGATGACAAGCCCCATAACGAAGCCGAACGCGGCGTGAAAGCGAGTCTTGTCACGTCGATGGGTCGAATGTCTGCCCACACCGGTCGCGAAATTACCTACGAAGAAATGCTCAACTGTCCGCATGAGATGGCGCCGGGCCTTGACCAATTGACGATGGATTCGCCGGCCCCCCTCCAATTGGGTCCCGACGGACGCTATCCAGTCCCGATGCCGGGACTCAAAACAGATCGCGAATATTGA
- a CDS encoding helix-turn-helix transcriptional regulator, with protein sequence MNEHSAFMSPTELARCLGISRRTLFRLVSAGRLPEPVRLTKRTVRWEWAAVQQWLSAKDNRRKRQGGGNG encoded by the coding sequence ATGAATGAACACAGCGCGTTTATGTCCCCCACAGAGCTGGCACGATGTCTTGGCATCTCCCGGCGGACGCTGTTCCGGCTGGTCAGCGCCGGCCGGTTGCCGGAGCCAGTGCGGTTGACGAAACGCACCGTCCGATGGGAATGGGCAGCCGTCCAGCAGTGGCTTTCCGCCAAAGACAATCGCCGAAAACGGCAGGGAGGGGGCAATGGCTGA
- a CDS encoding DUF1559 domain-containing protein, producing the protein MKVGFTLVELLVVLTIVALLTALLLPAVQSAREAARRAQCGNNLKQLTLGMHHYHDQIGAFPFGFSTLEQSWHAMLLPYIEQEALYRTLIFQESGPGNWDSGSANTKACQTVIPVFRCPSLPLPEHVDHDIPQRVPNSYNGIASSSAASDDLSTVPAGYPRVALEQIDLDGMLYGNSAIRMADVTDGTSHTVLFGEMHTNPDFQKDGQSMDYWQIGLPHTATWLPGGIGGTEYSEALASTLVPVNGWKDSTLPGMVMELGCGSYHPGGAMFGFVDGSVRFLSETVDHQLYRSLGSRNGQETTWP; encoded by the coding sequence ATGAAAGTGGGCTTCACGCTGGTGGAACTTCTTGTTGTGCTGACGATTGTGGCGCTCCTCACGGCACTGCTTCTGCCAGCAGTTCAAAGTGCCCGAGAGGCGGCCAGGCGGGCCCAGTGTGGCAATAATCTCAAACAATTGACGCTGGGCATGCACCACTATCACGATCAGATCGGGGCATTTCCTTTTGGATTCAGCACCCTGGAGCAATCCTGGCACGCGATGTTGTTGCCCTACATTGAGCAGGAGGCACTGTATCGCACGCTCATTTTTCAGGAGTCGGGTCCAGGGAACTGGGACTCAGGATCGGCCAACACGAAAGCGTGTCAGACAGTGATTCCAGTTTTTCGATGTCCCAGCTTGCCGCTCCCGGAGCATGTGGATCACGATATCCCCCAGCGGGTGCCCAATAGCTACAACGGAATTGCTTCGTCCTCGGCGGCATCGGATGATCTGAGCACCGTACCTGCTGGCTATCCGCGAGTCGCGTTGGAGCAAATCGATCTAGATGGCATGCTGTATGGAAACAGTGCAATTCGGATGGCAGACGTGACGGATGGAACCAGCCACACCGTGCTTTTCGGCGAAATGCACACCAATCCGGATTTCCAGAAAGACGGGCAGTCAATGGATTACTGGCAGATTGGCTTGCCTCACACCGCGACGTGGTTGCCCGGTGGAATCGGTGGGACAGAATACTCCGAAGCGCTCGCTTCTACCTTGGTGCCTGTCAATGGCTGGAAAGACTCGACGCTACCGGGCATGGTGATGGAACTGGGATGTGGAAGCTACCATCCTGGCGGAGCGATGTTCGGCTTCGTCGACGGCTCTGTAAGATTCTTGAGCGAAACAGTGGATCATCAACTTTATCGCAGTCTGGGCTCTCGTAACGGGCAAGAGACAACCTGGCCGTGA
- a CDS encoding tyrosine-type recombinase/integrase encodes MAFIFKKTVTRWLHQGERVTAAEARRLIKQGKPVEKVKEQSRKWYIRLRLPNGQVKEFPGYTDKKATLAYAAELERDAERLAAGVIHPTDKFLRESVENHLADFQRDLQARGRTAKHITLTLSRIRKVFSVANVETLGDIRPQAIRDAILSLDVSTETRNHHLVACKMFSRWLWKHSKLPDDPLAGLSRWNAEVDRRVKRRALSTDELRRLMEAAERSPRIFRGLTGRDRAALYLLASYSGFRASELASLTRGALALDSNPPTVTVEAAYAKNKRQDTIPLPANVAEYLRDWLRTRATIPAPATRLWPGTWYVKAAKMIALDLEEAGIPVETESGRLDFHSLRGTYATLLARVGVNLQTAQALMRHSDPKLTAKTYTKLGITDLGETVRRLDVALPTRSGDNQKDSVQGNT; translated from the coding sequence ATGGCGTTCATCTTCAAAAAGACGGTAACCCGTTGGCTCCACCAAGGGGAACGGGTGACGGCGGCGGAAGCCCGGCGACTCATCAAACAAGGGAAGCCCGTCGAAAAGGTGAAAGAGCAATCCCGCAAGTGGTACATCCGGTTGCGGCTTCCCAACGGGCAAGTGAAGGAATTCCCCGGCTACACGGACAAAAAGGCAACCCTAGCCTATGCGGCGGAGCTGGAGCGGGACGCGGAGCGACTGGCAGCCGGGGTGATCCACCCGACAGACAAGTTTCTTCGGGAATCGGTGGAAAACCACCTAGCCGACTTCCAGCGTGACTTGCAGGCCCGGGGGCGGACGGCCAAACATATCACGCTGACACTCTCCCGCATCCGCAAAGTGTTTTCGGTGGCTAACGTCGAAACTCTCGGTGATATTCGCCCGCAAGCTATCCGGGACGCCATTCTTTCCCTGGACGTTAGCACCGAAACCCGCAACCACCATCTTGTTGCGTGCAAGATGTTTTCCCGGTGGTTGTGGAAACACTCCAAGCTGCCCGATGATCCACTGGCTGGACTCTCCCGCTGGAACGCTGAAGTGGATAGGCGGGTGAAACGAAGGGCACTGTCCACCGATGAATTGCGCCGGCTGATGGAAGCCGCCGAGAGAAGCCCGCGGATTTTCCGGGGACTAACGGGGCGGGACAGGGCGGCCCTGTATCTGTTGGCCAGTTACTCCGGATTCCGGGCATCGGAGCTGGCTAGTTTGACGCGGGGGGCGTTAGCCCTGGATAGCAACCCTCCGACGGTTACCGTGGAGGCGGCTTACGCCAAAAACAAGCGACAGGATACGATCCCGCTTCCTGCTAACGTTGCGGAATATCTTCGGGACTGGCTGAGAACTCGGGCAACGATTCCCGCCCCGGCTACCCGACTCTGGCCCGGGACGTGGTACGTGAAGGCGGCCAAGATGATTGCCCTGGACTTAGAGGAAGCGGGCATCCCGGTGGAAACTGAAAGTGGACGGCTGGACTTCCATTCTCTCCGCGGTACCTATGCCACACTGTTAGCCCGGGTGGGCGTGAATCTTCAAACAGCCCAAGCGTTGATGCGGCACAGTGACCCGAAGCTAACGGCCAAGACCTACACCAAGTTGGGCATCACCGATCTTGGGGAAACTGTCCGTCGGCTAGACGTAGCCCTGCCCACCCGTAGTGGCGATAACCAAAAGGACAGTGTCCAGGGGAACACGTAG
- a CDS encoding silent information regulator protein Sir2, with the protein MAASRCSGGRRQVIVRWWNIALGAFVLVTGAGPAHGERQMEKLDRGFVAVQAGPRAVYLTWRLLREDPHDIAFNLYRQNQEGAAVVRLNKEPIIRTCDFVDDGVAAGTYRYILRAVKQGQERREESSSSLTVGEKARPYLSIKLDGNYTFQKVGIADLDGDGSLDVVIKQPNQNIDPYEAYWKPSPGTYKLEAYTLAGKMLWRYDLGWAIEQGIWYSPYIVYDLDGDGKAEVAVKTGEGDPRGPDGRVQGGPEYLTILDGATGKPVTRVAWPPREMFPSYNYASRNQLAVAYLDGKRPALIVLRGTYNVMVAIAYRYEKGQLSEIWRWDNRGLERKFQGQGAHCTQAADVDGDGRDEIILGSLVLDDDGKPLWSTGLGHPDHAYVGDLNPERPGMEIYYGIETRQQKNGMCMVDAKTGEILWGYDGPTRHVHSHGMCSDIDPRYPGAECYSADTDPNKDFAWAKLWSAQGKVISEENLAGFGPWVAYWDADPYRELIIGSRIRKYYPSQELEPRLEGSYVATVDLVGDWREEIITTIPGEIRIYVTTIPAVDRRPSLFQDPLYRLDVAMAAMGYYQPPLTSYDLASQK; encoded by the coding sequence ATGGCAGCTTCGCGATGCTCAGGTGGCCGTCGCCAGGTCATTGTGCGCTGGTGGAATATCGCGTTAGGCGCTTTTGTTCTTGTCACAGGTGCTGGACCCGCCCATGGCGAGCGCCAAATGGAGAAGCTGGACCGAGGATTTGTCGCCGTGCAGGCCGGGCCCCGTGCTGTTTATCTTACCTGGCGTTTGCTCCGCGAGGACCCGCACGACATCGCTTTCAATCTCTATCGTCAGAATCAGGAGGGTGCAGCGGTCGTTCGGCTCAATAAGGAACCCATCATCCGGACGTGTGACTTTGTGGATGACGGCGTCGCAGCGGGGACTTATCGCTATATTTTGCGGGCTGTAAAACAGGGGCAGGAGAGGCGGGAAGAAAGTTCCTCGTCCTTGACGGTTGGGGAAAAAGCCCGGCCTTACTTGTCCATCAAGCTCGACGGCAATTACACGTTCCAAAAGGTTGGAATCGCTGATTTGGATGGAGACGGCAGTCTGGATGTTGTCATCAAACAACCAAATCAGAACATCGATCCCTACGAAGCTTACTGGAAGCCAAGTCCCGGCACTTACAAACTGGAGGCCTACACTTTGGCTGGCAAGATGTTGTGGCGATATGATCTTGGCTGGGCCATTGAACAGGGGATCTGGTACTCGCCCTATATCGTGTACGACCTGGATGGCGATGGAAAGGCCGAAGTGGCCGTGAAAACAGGCGAGGGAGACCCACGGGGTCCCGATGGCCGCGTGCAGGGTGGGCCGGAGTATCTGACCATTCTCGACGGAGCGACAGGAAAACCCGTCACCCGTGTTGCCTGGCCGCCCCGGGAGATGTTCCCCAGCTACAACTATGCTTCGCGCAATCAACTGGCGGTGGCGTACCTCGATGGCAAAAGACCAGCGCTTATTGTCCTGCGCGGTACATACAACGTCATGGTGGCGATCGCATATCGGTATGAAAAGGGGCAACTTTCGGAAATCTGGCGATGGGATAATCGAGGACTGGAAAGAAAGTTCCAAGGACAGGGAGCCCACTGCACGCAAGCCGCCGATGTCGATGGGGATGGCAGGGACGAAATCATCTTGGGATCACTCGTGCTGGATGACGACGGAAAACCGTTATGGAGCACAGGGCTTGGCCATCCTGACCACGCGTACGTCGGCGATCTGAATCCCGAACGCCCCGGAATGGAAATTTACTATGGAATAGAAACCCGCCAGCAGAAAAATGGCATGTGCATGGTGGATGCAAAGACGGGCGAGATTCTATGGGGATACGATGGTCCGACACGCCACGTTCACAGTCACGGGATGTGCAGCGACATTGATCCCCGCTATCCGGGGGCGGAGTGCTACAGTGCCGACACCGACCCGAACAAGGACTTCGCCTGGGCGAAGCTGTGGAGTGCTCAGGGCAAGGTGATCAGCGAGGAAAACCTGGCTGGATTCGGCCCCTGGGTGGCATATTGGGACGCCGACCCCTATCGAGAACTCATCATTGGGTCTCGCATCCGGAAGTACTATCCGTCTCAGGAACTTGAGCCGCGACTGGAAGGAAGTTACGTCGCCACAGTGGATCTGGTGGGCGACTGGCGAGAAGAGATTATCACAACAATACCGGGCGAAATCAGAATCTATGTGACGACTATTCCGGCTGTGGACAGACGCCCAAGTCTGTTCCAGGATCCACTCTACCGATTGGATGTGGCAATGGCGGCGATGGGCTACTATCAACCACCGTTGACCAGTTACGACCTTGCGTCCCAGAAGTGA
- the coaD gene encoding pantetheine-phosphate adenylyltransferase has translation MSQLDPRIAVYPGSFDPITLGHLNVMERASRLFDRLIVGIGVNIHKFPMFDAREREELIRQSTPHLTNIEIRTFRGLAVNFVRECGAKIMIRGVRPITDIAAEITMMMANRRLAPDVETLFMIADGELAHVSSSLIKEIAPIASDEELSRFLPPPVVTALRAKLAASARTPR, from the coding sequence ATGTCGCAACTCGATCCTCGGATCGCGGTCTACCCCGGGTCTTTCGACCCCATCACTCTTGGACACCTCAATGTGATGGAACGAGCCAGCCGGTTGTTCGACCGGCTCATCGTGGGTATCGGGGTGAATATCCATAAATTTCCCATGTTTGATGCTAGAGAACGCGAAGAGCTTATACGGCAATCCACGCCCCATTTGACCAACATCGAGATTCGCACGTTCCGCGGTTTGGCTGTCAATTTTGTTCGCGAGTGTGGCGCGAAAATCATGATCCGGGGAGTCCGTCCCATCACCGATATAGCCGCAGAAATCACCATGATGATGGCCAACCGCCGCCTCGCCCCGGATGTGGAAACACTTTTCATGATTGCCGACGGCGAACTCGCCCATGTTTCCAGCTCTCTTATCAAGGAAATTGCCCCGATTGCCTCCGATGAGGAACTTTCCCGTTTTCTGCCGCCGCCGGTTGTCACGGCCCTGCGGGCCAAATTGGCAGCCTCTGCCCGCACGCCGCGGTGA
- a CDS encoding YfjI family protein — MPDHDSATLSATASNGEIVVTLKGGPLPKPITHSVPAKDRKAWRELAERFYQEFGIARGDTLNVIQEAVNEAKTKERDSRPAEAPVTKPASAPVETPPERLPTATQSELDGDALPPAPTWQPYPVDTLPRPLSDFVKLAAESMCADPSFVALPLLTACGAAIGLTRMLEAKGGDAENWRVPPILWTAFMCKSGSLKSPSLNFALQWLHAREKTWSKEYKAQRQQYKVNLLAYEKALAEWKRAKDSGEPPEEPKEPMARRILVKDTTVEAIAPILQANPRGLLLARDELAGWIASFDRYTNTRGGDAPFWLSCYNATPHIVDRRTRETIYVPYSAVSITGGIQPGTLQRVFTLALRENGLLARFLLTWPPQRLRIWNEQTVPESVRADVGRVFDRLLNLDFDYDPDGEPCPKIVRLGPQAKAAYECFYNQHNQELIDLTGDLAAAFSKLEEIPLRLGLILHLVRWAAGESVNPNVIDAESMARAITLTEWHKAETARIYDILARGAEGNQQEELVEWIARHGGKVTVRDLTHGLWRFRGKRLEAEEALNELVKAGLGHWEEPPAGQRGGRPKSVFILHHHITTSPKPSKTRLLRGCGDGDVGDAPKNGVDQQDALNPIPPESGGTNSGHSGQPQHPVVDIDELNRRLAEAAEEDAEVWLDY; from the coding sequence ATGCCTGATCACGATTCAGCAACACTAAGTGCCACAGCAAGCAACGGCGAAATTGTGGTAACACTCAAAGGCGGTCCTCTTCCCAAACCGATCACCCATTCTGTTCCAGCAAAGGATCGCAAAGCTTGGCGGGAGCTGGCCGAGCGTTTCTACCAGGAATTTGGCATCGCTCGGGGGGACACGTTGAACGTGATCCAGGAAGCGGTTAATGAAGCGAAGACCAAAGAGCGAGACTCCCGGCCAGCGGAGGCCCCGGTAACCAAGCCCGCAAGTGCGCCGGTGGAAACACCACCGGAACGGTTACCCACCGCTACACAATCAGAATTGGACGGCGACGCATTACCGCCAGCCCCCACGTGGCAACCCTACCCCGTCGATACCCTACCCCGCCCGCTGTCCGACTTCGTGAAGCTGGCAGCGGAAAGCATGTGCGCTGATCCATCCTTCGTGGCCCTACCCCTCTTGACCGCTTGCGGAGCTGCCATTGGCCTGACGCGGATGCTTGAAGCCAAAGGTGGCGACGCTGAAAACTGGCGCGTTCCGCCCATTCTTTGGACGGCCTTCATGTGCAAATCCGGTTCACTGAAGAGCCCGTCCTTAAATTTCGCCCTCCAGTGGTTGCACGCCCGAGAAAAGACCTGGTCAAAGGAATACAAGGCACAACGGCAACAGTACAAGGTGAACCTGTTGGCCTATGAAAAGGCACTGGCCGAGTGGAAGAGAGCGAAAGATTCCGGCGAACCACCAGAGGAACCCAAGGAACCGATGGCGCGGCGCATTCTCGTCAAAGATACCACCGTGGAGGCGATCGCGCCGATCTTACAAGCCAACCCACGTGGCCTTCTGCTGGCCCGTGACGAGTTGGCCGGATGGATCGCCAGTTTCGATCGGTACACTAACACCCGAGGCGGGGATGCCCCCTTTTGGCTGTCGTGTTACAACGCAACACCCCACATCGTAGACCGCCGAACAAGGGAAACAATCTACGTCCCTTACTCGGCGGTGTCGATTACCGGCGGTATTCAGCCCGGCACATTGCAACGCGTGTTTACGTTGGCCTTACGTGAGAACGGACTTTTGGCCCGTTTCCTTTTAACGTGGCCCCCGCAACGGCTGAGGATATGGAACGAACAAACAGTGCCAGAAAGTGTACGAGCGGACGTCGGTCGTGTATTCGACCGGTTACTTAACCTCGACTTTGACTATGACCCCGACGGCGAACCATGCCCGAAGATTGTGAGGCTTGGCCCACAAGCGAAAGCCGCTTATGAGTGCTTTTACAACCAACACAACCAAGAGTTGATCGACTTAACCGGTGATTTGGCCGCGGCATTCTCAAAACTGGAAGAAATTCCGCTCCGGCTGGGATTGATTCTTCATCTTGTGCGCTGGGCGGCGGGTGAGAGCGTGAATCCCAACGTCATTGATGCGGAATCCATGGCCCGGGCGATCACGCTGACCGAATGGCACAAGGCCGAGACTGCCCGGATTTATGACATCCTGGCGCGTGGAGCTGAGGGGAACCAGCAGGAAGAGCTGGTCGAGTGGATTGCCAGGCATGGCGGCAAAGTGACGGTGCGGGACCTAACGCATGGGCTTTGGCGATTCCGCGGAAAGCGACTGGAAGCTGAAGAGGCACTCAATGAACTGGTCAAGGCCGGCTTAGGTCACTGGGAAGAGCCACCCGCTGGCCAAAGGGGGGGTAGGCCTAAAAGCGTGTTTATACTCCATCACCACATCACCACATCACCAAAACCTTCCAAAACCCGGCTTTTACGAGGTTGTGGTGATGGTGATGTTGGTGATGCGCCGAAAAACGGGGTTGATCAGCAGGACGCTTTGAATCCTATACCCCCCGAAAGTGGCGGGACGAATTCCGGGCACTCTGGACAGCCCCAACATCCCGTGGTGGATATCGACGAACTGAATCGCCGACTGGCGGAAGCGGCTGAAGAGGACGCTGAAGTTTGGCTGGATTATTGA